TCCACGCCCGCCTTGAGGACCACGTAGCCGCTGGGCCGCTGGCCCTTGAGGTCGTCGCGGATGCCGACGACGGCGCATTCGGCGACCGCCGGATGCGCGGCCACGACGGCCTCGATGCTGCCGGTCGAGAGCCGGTGGCCGGCGACGTTGATCACGTCGTCGGACCGGCCGAGCACGTACAGGTAGCCGTCTGCGTCGAAGTAGCCGGAGTCGCCGGTGAGGTAGTAGCCGGGGAAGGCGCTCAGGTACGACGACCGGTAGCGGTCGTCGTCGCGCCAGAGACCGGCGAGCGTGCCGGGCGGCAGCGGCAGGCCGACGACGATGTTGCCCTCGGTCCCGGCCGGAACCTGCGCCCCCTCGGCATCGACCACCTCGACGCGGTACCCGGGCACCGGCACGCTCGGCGAGCCGGCCTTGATCTCCATCTCCTCCAGGCCGCGCAGGTTGGCGACGATCGGCCAGCCGGTCTCGGTCTGCCACCAGTGGTCGACCACCGGCACGCCCAGTTTCTCCGACGCCCAGAAGAAGGTGTCCGGATCCAGACGCTCGCCCGCGGCGAAGAGCGTGCGGAACGCCGACATGTCGTACTTCGCGAGTTCGGTGGCCTCCGGGTCGGCCTTGCGGATGGCCCGGATCGCGGTCGGCGCGGTGAACAGCGCGACCACGCCGTGCTCGCTGATCACCCGCCAGAACGCGCCCGCATCCGGGGTGCCGACCGGCTTACCCTCGTACATCACGCTGGTGGCGCCGATCAGCAGCGGACCGTAGACGATGTAGCTGTGGCCGACCACCCACCCGACGTCTGACGCGGCCCACCAGGTCTCACCGGGCTCGATGCCGAACACGTTCCGCATCGACCAGGCCAGCGCCACGGCGTGGCCGCCGTTGTCGCGCACCACGCCCTTCGGCTTGCCGGTGGTCCCGGAGGTATACAGCACGTACAGCGGATCGGTGGCGGCCACCTCGACGGGCGCGGCCGGCTCCGCGGCGGCCACCGCCTCCTCCCAGTCCAGCCAGCCGTAGTCGGCGGCACTGCCGGCCACCTGCGGCCGGTCCTTCACGATCACGGTCGACGGCGCGGCCTCGCTCAGCTCGATGGCCGCCCGCACCATCGGCAGGTACTCGACGGTGCGGCCCGGTTCCAGGCCGCCCGACGCGGTGATCACGGCGACGGCCCCGGCGTCGTCGATACGAGTGGCCAGTTCCGGTGCCGCGAAGCCGCCGAAGACCACCGAGTGCACGGCGCCGATACGCGCACAGGCCAGCATCGCGATGGCGGCCTCGGGGATCATCGGCAGGTAGATGACGACGCGGTCGCCCTTCCCGATGCCGCGCGCGGCGAGTGCGCCGGCGAAGACGGCGACCTCGTCGAGCAGTTCGGCGTAGGTGAAGGTGCGCTGCTCGCCGACCATCGCCGAGTCCCAGATGAGCGCGGGCTGGTCACCGCGACCGGCCGCGACGTGCCGGTCGAGCGCGTTGACGGACGTGTTCAGCGTGGCGCCGGGGTACCACCGGTAGAGCGGTGGCGCCGAATCGTCGAGCGCCGTGGCCGGCGGCGTGATCCAGTCGATCGCCTTCGCGGCGTCGAGCCAGAACTCCTCCGGCTGATCGATGCTTCGCTGAAATTCGTCTACATAGGCGCCCACGCGCCTCACGCTAGTGGGTCCGGACGGGTGACGGGAGCCACTTCCGGACCATGAACTGTCTCACATTTGGACAGTCAAAGATCACGGAATGATTACGACCGTTTCCTTCCGATGACCTGCGAGAAGCCCGAGAAATGCCCGCTTGCAAAAGTTAGCGTTTCGTGTCGTGGGTCACAAAACATGGTGTGACCTTTGCGTTTGCGTTCCGTAACGTCGTCGCCGGTTCGAAATCGCCGGGCACTTCGGCCCGGTGAAGACGAGGAGGAACGACCATGAGCATCACCAAGCTCGCCACCCGCGCCGCCATCGCCGGCGCTCTGACGATCGCGCCGATGACCGCCCTGGCCGCTAACGCTTCCGCCGCGAGCGGCAACTGGGACGCCGTCGCGCAGTGCGAGTCCGGTGGCAACTGGGCCATCAACACCGGCAACGGCTACTACGGCGGCCTGCAGTTCTCGCTGGGCACCTGGCAGGCCAACGGCGGCTCCGGCATGCCGCACGAGAACAGCCGCGAGGAGCAGATCCGCGTCGCCGAGAACGTGCTGGCCAGCCAGGGTATCGGCGCGTGGCCGACCTGCGGCTCGCTGTTCTACTCTTGAGCCCGCGCAACTGAGCCCCGCTGCGGCGGGACTCCGGCGGGGCGCTACCGAGGGGTGAGCGCCCCCCACGACCTCACGACGGGGCCGGTCCGAGGGACCGGCCCCGTCGTCGTGTCCGGACCGAATACGCTCGGACCCATGGCCGGACTCACTCTCACCTCCCTCGGCGGTGCCGGGACCGTCACCGGGTCCAAGCATCTGCTTCAATCCGGCGGAACGGCGTTACTCGTCGACTGCGGACTCTTCCAGGGCATCAAGAATCTTCGGGAGGCCAACTGGCGGCCGCTGCCGGTCGACGCCGGGAGCATCGGCGCCGTGGTCCTCACGCACGCGCACCTCGATCACTGCGGGTACCTGCCGCGGCTGATCCGCGACGGCTTCCGCGGCGCGATCCACTGCACACCGGCCACCCGGAGCGTCGCCGAGATCATCCTGCGCGACAGCGCTCACCTCCAGGAACGCGACGCGGACTTCGCCAACCAGCGCAAGGCCAGCAAACACCACCCCGCGCTCCCCCTCTACGACACCGACGACGTCGAGGCCACACTGCCCCGTTTCGAGGTGCACCCGCCGCACCGGCCGTTCACGCCGGTGCCGGGCGCCGAGGTGATCTTCCGGGGCGCCGGGCACATCCTGGGTGCCGCGACGGCGACCGTCGCATGGGGCGGCACCACGGTCGCGTTCACCGGGGATCTCGGCCGGTACGACGACCCGCTCATGCACGACCCCGAGCCGATCACCGAGGCCGACGTCCTGGTCACCGAGTCCACCTACGGCGATCGGTTGCGCGATACGACGTCGCCACTGGACGTCCTGGCGCGGATCGTCACCGAGACCGCCGACCGCGGCGGCACCGTGCTGATCCCGGCGTTCGCCGTCGGCCGGACCCAGTTGATCCTCTACTACCTGTGGCAGCTCCGGCGGGCCGGGACCATCCCGGCGGTGCCGATCTACGTCGACTCGCCGATGGCGATCAGCGCGAGCGAACTGCTGCGCACCTTCCCCGGCGACCACAAGCTCGACCCGGCCCTCACCGACGAGATGTTCGCCATCGCGAAGTACACGCGCGACACCGAGTCGTCGAAGGCGATCTCGGCCGATCGCTCACCGAAGATCGTGCTGTCGGCGAGCGGCATGGCCACCGGCGGACGGATCCTGCATCACCTCGCCGCCTTCGCCGCCGACCCGGCCACGACCATCGTGCTGGCCGGCTACCAATCGGTCGGCACCCGCGGCCGCGCACTCGCCGACGGCGCCCGTTTCCTCAAGCTCTACGGCGAATGGGTGCCGATCAACGCCCGTATCGAAGACCTCCACATGTTCTCCGCGCACGCCGACGGCGATGAACTGATCCGCTGGATGACCGGTTTCACTCGCGCTCCGGCGCAGAGTTTCATCGTGCACGGCGAGCCCAACGCCGCGGACTCGCTGCGCCTGCGGATGCAGAGGGAACTCGGCTGGGAGGCGTCGGTCTCGGTCCCGAACCGCGTGTACTCGCTCGGCCGGCGCACACCTCGCTGACGGGACCGTGACGTACATTCCGCCATCGCCCGTCGACCGCGGCCGACGACCTGCGTAAAAGCCTCCCCGGCCGGGGCGCTACGCCACAGTCCGGTCAGCCGATCGACCTATGTCCACGTGCGGGACTGCTCGACGATGAACCCGGCGAGGATCACCACGGTGCCACCCACCTCACCGACGATCAGCGCGACGGTGGCGGCGACGAGCCCGGCGTCGCGCGGGTGGTATTGATTCGTGGTGTCCTGGCGCCAGCCGTGCACGCAGTACGACGCGATGGCCCCGGCGAAGAAGACGATGACGACGGCGAGGGCGGCGACGTTCACCCAGGTCGGCCAGGCGCTGAACTGCACCAGCGCCGCCAGCAGGAGCGTGGCGAACGAGTACATCAGGGCGGCACGGTGCGCGATGTCGACGTAGACGTGCGCGCAGCCGTCCGGACTGACGGCGATCTGCGCGAATTTCCATACGCCGAGCAGTAGTCCCCATACGAAGATCGATCCGGCCGCGATCAACGCCACCTGCGTCGCCAATTCCAAGTGCATTCGTTCAGCCTACGAGCGGTCGCGACCAATGCTTACCAGGGCATCCTAAATTAGGATAGGATGTACATATCTTCCCAGTTCAGAGGGTGTTTAGGGTAGACAAATCTTGCTATCGCAGAGGAGAAATGATGGTTAGCGTAGTCGACATGAAGATGAACGAAGACCTCGAAATCGCATTCAACAAGCAGATCACCCTCGAATTCGAGTCGTCCATGCTGTACCGCCAGCTGGCCATCGAGTTCGAGCTCAAGGATCTCCCCGGCATCGCCGGCTGGATGTCGCGCCACGCCGCCGAAGAGCTCACGCACGCCGATCGGCTGATCAAGCACCTCACCGATCGGGACAACCACCCGATCATCGGCGACATCCACATGCCGTCGATCAAGATCAACACCGTCGCCGAGGCCTTCGAGGTCGCCCTCGAGGCCGAGGAGCAGGTGTCGGAGTCGATCCGCAACCTGTTCCGTCTGGCACAGGAGACCGTCGACATCGACTCGCGCACGGTGATCGACTGGTTCATCGCCGAGCAGGTCGAGGAAGAGGCCACGGTCCGCGAGATCCTCGGCCGCGCCAAGCTGATCAACGAGGACGGCCCCGGAATCCTCCGCCTGGACGACGAACTGTCCGGCCAGGCCTGACACCTCCCGCAGCCCTCGGGAAACTCGAGCGGCCCCGCCCGGATTCTTCTCCGGACGGGGCCGCTTGCGCATCGATGTGCACTCCGCCGCGGTCCGCGACAGCCGGACTGCCGACGCGACACCCGAGCGGGGAAGCGACTCCCGCGCACTGGTCGTCAACATGGTGTCGCGGACGCAACGGGTGTCGCGGGCACCCCGCGGGTGTCGCGGTACGAAAACGCCGCCCGTGGCCGGTCGACACCGGGGGCGGAGCCTCGGCTCGACGGGGTCGCTGCGGCTCAGCCTCCGGTGGTCAGCCAGTCGCCGCGTGAGGGCGACGAGCCCGGTCCGGGCAACGGTGTCAGTTCACGCAGGGGATGGCGTCGGTGTTGGTGACCGCGCCGCCGTTGTCGGGCGGGGCGTCCCCGGGCGTGAGGAGCGATTCGGGGTCCATCGTCGTCGGCGAACCGGTGCCGCCGTCCGGCGAGGATCCGTCCGTCGTGCCGCCGTCCGCCACGGCCGTCGTGGACGTGGCCGGCCCGGGCGTCGGCGCGACGCCGAAGGCGCGCTGCACGATGCCGCGGATCTCCGCCGGGTCGATGATGTTGACCGACTGCTCGTCGACCGTCGCGTAGCCCTTCACCGGCAGCGTCCGAAAGCTGATGTGCTGGCCGGACACCGAGCTCATCAGTCCGGCCCACTGCTGCAGGTTCCAGCCGTCGGAGATCACGACGTCCTTCTGCGCGGCCGCGACCGCCGCGTTCAGCCTGCCGACGTCCGAGAGCGTCCCGACGCTCTGCAGTTTGTGCAGCGCGGAGAGCATGAACGCCTGTTGCCGATGTGTCCGGTCCAGGTCGCCGTTGTCCAGGCCGTGCCGCTGCCGGACGAAGGCCACGGCCTGCGAGCCGTTGAGGGTCTGCACGCCGGCGCGGAAATTCGCGCCCGAGTAGTCGTCCTGAACGGCCCGATTGAGACACACCTGGACACCGCCCAGCGACTTCGCCAGGTCGTAGAAGCCGACGAGGCTCACCTCGGCGAAGCGGTCGATCGGCACGCCGGTCAGCGCTCGGACCGTCTCGATCGTCTCGGCGCGGCCCGCCTCGCGGCCGCGGTGTTCCAGCTCGGACGCGTCGGTGACACCCTGCGCCTGGAGCTGGTCCTCGGTGGCCGCCTTGCGCCGCCCGTAGGCCTCCTTGATCTTGGCCTGCGGGACGTCGAGTCCGTCGACGTTCACGTAGTCGTCGCGCGGGATCGAGTACGCGATGATGTTCGTCTTGTCCGCCGGGATGTGTACCAGGATCAGGGTGTTGGTGTTATACCCGCCGTTGTCACTGCTGCCCGCGTGCAGCTGATCGAGGATCGACTGCGGCAGCGGATTACCGTCCTGATCACGCCGGGTGTCAAGGCCCATCAGCAGGATGTTCTCCGCGCCGTCGGTCGATCGGGGACCCGAACCGAGCGCGTGCGACATGGTGAATCCGCCGAAGACGCGATTGGCACCGGCCCAGGCCATACCGGTCAGCGTCAGGATCCCGACGCAGCCGACCGCCACGACCGTCCGCAGCGCCAGCCCGGCCGCCCGGCGTCCCCGGGGGCGCGGCCGCCGGTGCCCCGACGGTTCCTCCGGTGCCGCGACCGGGGTCTGCGGGATCTGTTCGGTGGGCGCCGCGGAGCGCCACGCCGAGATCTCCGGTGCGACGATCTCCGGCGCGGTGATCTCGGCCGGCACCGGCTCGTCGGCGGCTGGCGCACGATGGCGGGCCCGTCGGGCCGGCCGCGCTCCCGAATCCGGCACGACGTCGTCCATCGAGTGCCAGCGCGGCACGGGCTGCCCCGCGGCCCGCGCCCGGCGCAGCATCTCGCCCGCCGAAGGGCGCGCGTCACCGTCGTCGAAGGAAGTCATAACCGCCCGATTCTCGGGCACTCACCTGAGAGTCCACTGATGACCGGACAAAGAGCCCGAGGTGGGCCACCGTCCGTGCGGCCTACTTCACATCGTCCGCGTTGTTCCGGACGGCGACGAGCGCGCCGTGCGACCGCTCCGGCCGGTCCGTGCGCGTCTCCGTACGCACCACCCGGAAACCCGCGGCCGCGACGCGCGCGGCGAGCAGCTCGACCGGCCAGTAGTACGCCGGGCAGACCGCGTGGTCGAACCGCGACTGTCGATCGGCGGTGAAGAATCCGAGGAGCAGCCCGCCACCCGGCGCGACGCAGCGGGCGAATTCGGCGAGCACACCGGCCATCTCCTCCGGCGGTAGATGGATCAGCGAGTACCACGCGAGGACACCGCCGAGTTCACCATCGGCGGCGCCGAGCTCCTCGGCCCGCCCGAGACGGTAGCGCCCACGCGGGTCCGCCGCGACCGCGGCGGCGAGGAACTCGGGAACCGGGTCGACGCCGGTCACGTCGACACCCAGTCCGGCGAGGTGCCGCGTCCACTGCCCGGGCCCGCACCCCGCATCCACGACCGGGCCGTCGGCGCCGCGCGCCCATTCGGAGACCAGGGCCAGATCCCGGTCGTCGACGTCGTCGATGCTCCCGACCGCGGAGATGTACGCCGCGGCCGCGGCGCCGTACGCGTCTCGCACGGTGTCCAGTGATCCCATCCCGGTCAGCCTGTCACAACCCTCGACCTGCCCGCAGGCCTCCGAAACCCGGGACCGCACCTGTCGGCGAGGGCGTCGAGTGTCTCCTCGACCGTCGTCGTCGGCATCGCGGTGGCGACCAGCGCGCCGCCCAGTCCGGTCAGGAACGCCCGGGCGGCCGCGTCGTCAGCCACGGTCGGCGGTGAACTTGTCCGCCTGTGCGGCGGCCGCGGCGGTGAGCAGCGCCGCCAGGGCCGCGTCGTCCGCGGGTGCGGCGAGCAGACCCGGCGACCACCCGTCCCGGCTGCCGACGCCGACGGTGCGCTCGTGCAGATCGAAGACGCCATAGACCACCGGCCGGTCCAGGTCGCGGTCGAGCATCGTCGCGGTGATGGCCGCGTTGGCGACCACCGACACGGCGATGAGCGCGTCGCGGAAGCCGCCGGCCGACGACACGTCGGCGCCGAACTCGGCCTCCAGGGCCAGTGCCGCCATCCGGACGCCGGCGAGCAGCGAGTCGACGATCGCGCGCAGCGGCGGGTCGTGCACCACCTGCAGGTAGGTCTGCGGGGCCAGCAGCGCGTCGACGGCGGCGGTCACCGCGCCGCACTGCGAGTGCCCGAGGACCACGGCCAGCTTGACCGAGGCCATGTTGGCCATCGCGTAGTGCAGGCTGCCGACGCATTCGGTCCCCGGGACGTTGCCCGCGACGCGGATGACGAACAGGTCGTTGGTGGCCTGGCCGAACACCAGCTCGACGGGCACCCGGGCATCCGAGCAGGCCAGCACCGCGGCGAACGGCTCCTGCGGGAGACCTGCGCCCGGAGTACGGGGCAGCCCGAACGCGCCGGCCCCCACCGACACCTCCAGGCGCCCGGTGTCCGCCGCCCCGACGGAGGCGAACCCCGCGCTACCGGCGTCCAGCCGTTCGCGAGCCTCCGCATCCGATGACGGCTGCGGACGCAGTTCCCCCTCCGGACGCTCGATCCACAGCACTTCTCTTCGGCCAGACTCCGGCGTTGTCGCCATCGTGTCGCCCCCTCGTCTCAGTTGTCGGTGATCGACACTATCCCGGTGATCGGTGAGCGGCACGGAATCGAGGCACTAAGGCCCAGGAGACGGGTGAAATGACGAAGACCCGCACCGTTTCCGGTGCGGGTCTTCGTCGTTGGTAGCGGGGACAGGATTTGAACCTGCGACCTCTGGGTTATGAGCCCAGCGAGCTACCGAGCTGCTCCACCCCGCGTTGCGAGGACTACGTTACACACGGGCAAACGGACTATGCAAATCGGTTACGGGACAACGTGATCGACGACACGTAGCGCACCGAAAGCTCACTTCTGCGTCACGCCCATCAGCAGGGCGAGCTGCTGCGCGAGCGGGTTCAGGTTCAGCGTGTCGGGCATCTTCTTGGGCGTGGAGTCCCACGGCTGCGGGTACGCCGGGTTGGCGAGCGCCGCACGGTCGGCGCTGCGCACGCCGGTCGGATTGCCCACCGGTACATGACAGTCGGCGTCCCGGTTGAACGGGAAGTCGTCGTACGACGGGTCGAAGCTCGGGTCCTTGCGCTTCATCTCGGCGATCATCGCCCACGTGCTCTCATAGCCGCGGGTGCACGACGGCGGGTTCTCGGTCTCCAGGACCAGGCCGAAGCGGATCTGGCCGTCGCCCAGGTTGGTCGAGTGGCTCCCCGCGGACAGGCTCGACAGCATGAAGACGAGCATGCCGGTCGAGTACGTGGCCGGCTGAATCGTGTGCGCGGTCTGTCCCAGCGCGTGGATCAGCGCGGTGCCCGCTGCCACATGCTTGCGCAGGAGGTTCGACAGCTCCGAGGACGCCGCGGGCGCGGCGCCCAGGGTCCGGCGCAGCGCGGGGTCGGAGGCCGCCAGCTGGGCGGTGATCTTCTGCACCCCCTGAGCCCACTCCTCGATCGTGTCCGACTGCTCGGCCTGCGTCGACAGCACGACGTCCGACGCCCGCAGCAGCGACACAGTGTGCCCGATGTTCTCCGCGCCGGTATCGGCCAGGGCGATCAGCGAGTCGGCGAGCCGCGCCATGTTGTCCGACTGGCCGTCGAAACCCTTGCCGAGCTCGGTGACGACGGTGCGCAGGTCGTCGACGGGCACCGATTCGGTCAGCGCGATCACGTCGGACATCACGTTCTGCAGCACCGGCGGTATGACGATCCCCTCGATCCGCGAGCCGTCGTGCAGGAACGGCCCGTTCGCCGACGGCGGCCGCAGGTCCACGTACTGCTCACCGATGGCCGACCGGTTCGCGACGACGGCGACCGCCGACTCGGGAATCCGCCCCGCCGCGGTCCGCAGCCGCAGATCCACGTCGACGCCCTCGCGGGTGAGCCGCAGATCGTCGACGCGGCCCACCGGAGCACCCCGGTAGGTCACCTCGGCGCCGGAGAAGATGCCGCCGGGGTCGGTCGCGCCGAGCGTCACCCGATAGACGCCGACTCCGGCCGCCTCCCCCAGCCTCGCGTACCGCACGCCGGCGAACACGGTGGCGGCCAGCCCGAGCACCAGGATGACGACCAGTTGGATCTTCACGAATCGACTCAGCGGTGGCACGACAGCCCCTCGGTAGGGTCGGTCCCCGACGACCGACGACGTTGCCACCGTAGAACGTCATGCTTCGTTCGCCTTACCCGAAGGGTGCCGATCGTGAGCGGCTTTCCAGTGAGGGCTCTCTGTGATTTGTCTCACGTGAGGGCTAGGGTGGAGATGCACCACCGAGGTGAAGGAGGACACCATGGCCACCCATACCGCTCACGAAAGCCACGGCTGGCACCCGCTGGCGATGATCGGGTTCACGACCCTGCTGATCGGGGGTGCCTTCTCCGCGCTCTGGGTCATCACGCTCACCCAGCTCCCCGACCACAAGCCGATGAACATCGCCTACGGGATCATCGCCCTGTCACTGCTGCTGACCACCGCGGCGATCTTCACCTGGCTCACCCGGCACCTGCACCACTCGCCGATGCTGCCGGACAACACCAACGCCGAGATCAAGCGCTACCTGGCCAAGGTCGGCCGCGGCTGACCTCCGCCGCGACCGGCCCGGGCGCCGGGCGAACGCGGACTACTTCTCGTACTTCTTGTAGTTCGCGATCGCGTCGTTCAGATTCTTGAGCGCATCGCCCAGCTTGCCCAGGTCGCCACTCGCCTGCGCGGCACTGACCGCGTCGAGAGCCTTGCCCAGCTGGTCGACGGCCGCGTCCCGGCCGGGATCGTCCCCGCCCGGCTGCGGAGTGGGTTGCGGCGTCGGCTGCTGGTCGCCGCCGTCGGCCGGGACGTCACTCGGCGTGGCCGCACCCGGATCGATACCGACCTGCTTGAGGGCGTCCCCGATCGTCGTGGCGATGCCGACCTGCGCCTTCCCCTCACCCGCGGTGGCGTTGTAGTACGTCAGCACACGCGCCACCCTGGGCATCGCGCCGTCACCGCCCCTCGCCGCTGTGTAGATCGGCATGACGTACAGCAGGCCGCTTCCACCGACCGGCAGCGAGAGCAGATTGCCGTACGTCACCTTGGTGTTCTCCAGCAGCTTCAGTTGCTCGGTGACCCGCGGCTCGGCCAGCATCGTCGCGCCCGCCTGCGTGGGACCGACCGTCGACGTGTCGGTCGGCAACGTCTTCAGGGTGATCCGCCCGTACCCGTTCGGATCCGAGTTCGCCGTCATGTAGGCGGACAGGTTGGGCCGGTTCAAGAAGTTGAGCGACCCGGTCAACTGGAACTGCGCGAGGCTCTGCTTCTCCGGCGCCGACGCGGTGAAGTAGTACGGCGGCTGCCGCGGCTGGCCCTGCAGGTCCGGATCCGGATCGGCGGGCACCGACCAGAAGTTGTCCGCACGGAAGAAGGTCGACGCGTCGTTCACGTGGTAGCGCGCCAGCAGTGAGCGCTGCATCTTGAACAGGTCCTCCGGGTAGCGCAGGTGCGCCCGCAGGTCCGGCTGCTTGTCGAGATCGGACTTCGGCTTCACGGTGCCCGGGAACACCTTCATCCACGTCTTGAGCACGGGATCGGTGTCGTCGGCCTGGTACAGCTCCACCTTGCCGCTGTAGGCGTCGACGGTGGCCTTCACCGAGTTCCGCACATACGACACCTGCTCGTCGGCCTGGGTGCGGCCGGTGGTGCCGCTGCTCGCCTGCCGCGAGTCGGCGGTGGCGTTCTGCAGGGAGGTCGGCTGCGAGTAGGGGTACTTCGGCAGCGTCGTGTACCCGTCGACGATCCACTTGATGGAGCCGTCGGCCATCACCGCCGGGTAGGTCTTGGAGTCGACGGTCAGCCACGGCGCGGCCTTCTTGACGCGGTCGCGCGGGTCGCGGTTGTAGAGGATCCGGGACTTGTCGTTGAGCGCGTTGGACAGCAGGAAGTTCCGCTCCCCGTACTTGAGCGCGTACATCAGGCGGACACCCCAATTGCTCAGCGCCACCCCCGAATCCGCCGAGTAGCGGTACTGGACGCCCTCGCCGTCGTACTCGCGGGGCTCCTCGGTGGAACCGACGATCGCGTAATCGGGCGCGGAGCTGGCGATCAGCTCGCCGAAGTAGATGCGCGGCTGGGTGACGCCGAAGGGCGCCTTCTTGCCGGCTTCCGTGGCCGTCTTCACGGCGTTGACATCCGACACGATGAAGTCCGGGACGCCGCCGCGTTCGGCGGCCGAACCGGTCGCGCCGTCGCTGACCACCTTGTTGGCCTGCGCGGCGACGAAACCGTCGCCGTGCGTGAACACCGTGTGCTGGTTGATCCAGTTCTTCTGGTTCTCGCCGAGCCGCTTCGGGTCGAGTTCGCGGGCGGCGACGATGAAGTCGCGCTGCTGGTCGTCGGCGTCGTAGCGGTCCACCGACAGTTGCGCCGGAAACCCGTA
The nucleotide sequence above comes from Gordonia sp. PP30. Encoded proteins:
- a CDS encoding acetate--CoA ligase, with amino-acid sequence MGAYVDEFQRSIDQPEEFWLDAAKAIDWITPPATALDDSAPPLYRWYPGATLNTSVNALDRHVAAGRGDQPALIWDSAMVGEQRTFTYAELLDEVAVFAGALAARGIGKGDRVVIYLPMIPEAAIAMLACARIGAVHSVVFGGFAAPELATRIDDAGAVAVITASGGLEPGRTVEYLPMVRAAIELSEAAPSTVIVKDRPQVAGSAADYGWLDWEEAVAAAEPAAPVEVAATDPLYVLYTSGTTGKPKGVVRDNGGHAVALAWSMRNVFGIEPGETWWAASDVGWVVGHSYIVYGPLLIGATSVMYEGKPVGTPDAGAFWRVISEHGVVALFTAPTAIRAIRKADPEATELAKYDMSAFRTLFAAGERLDPDTFFWASEKLGVPVVDHWWQTETGWPIVANLRGLEEMEIKAGSPSVPVPGYRVEVVDAEGAQVPAGTEGNIVVGLPLPPGTLAGLWRDDDRYRSSYLSAFPGYYLTGDSGYFDADGYLYVLGRSDDVINVAGHRLSTGSIEAVVAAHPAVAECAVVGIRDDLKGQRPSGYVVLKAGVEIADTDLREALVKMVREEIGAVATFRDVTVVQALPKTRSGKILRKTMRQIVDGEEYAVPSTIEDRSVLDELAEQLGPK
- a CDS encoding transglycosylase family protein, coding for MSITKLATRAAIAGALTIAPMTALAANASAASGNWDAVAQCESGGNWAINTGNGYYGGLQFSLGTWQANGGSGMPHENSREEQIRVAENVLASQGIGAWPTCGSLFYS
- a CDS encoding MBL fold metallo-hydrolase, with protein sequence MAGLTLTSLGGAGTVTGSKHLLQSGGTALLVDCGLFQGIKNLREANWRPLPVDAGSIGAVVLTHAHLDHCGYLPRLIRDGFRGAIHCTPATRSVAEIILRDSAHLQERDADFANQRKASKHHPALPLYDTDDVEATLPRFEVHPPHRPFTPVPGAEVIFRGAGHILGAATATVAWGGTTVAFTGDLGRYDDPLMHDPEPITEADVLVTESTYGDRLRDTTSPLDVLARIVTETADRGGTVLIPAFAVGRTQLILYYLWQLRRAGTIPAVPIYVDSPMAISASELLRTFPGDHKLDPALTDEMFAIAKYTRDTESSKAISADRSPKIVLSASGMATGGRILHHLAAFAADPATTIVLAGYQSVGTRGRALADGARFLKLYGEWVPINARIEDLHMFSAHADGDELIRWMTGFTRAPAQSFIVHGEPNAADSLRLRMQRELGWEASVSVPNRVYSLGRRTPR
- a CDS encoding ferritin produces the protein MKMNEDLEIAFNKQITLEFESSMLYRQLAIEFELKDLPGIAGWMSRHAAEELTHADRLIKHLTDRDNHPIIGDIHMPSIKINTVAEAFEVALEAEEQVSESIRNLFRLAQETVDIDSRTVIDWFIAEQVEEEATVREILGRAKLINEDGPGILRLDDELSGQA
- a CDS encoding LCP family protein is translated as MTSFDDGDARPSAGEMLRRARAAGQPVPRWHSMDDVVPDSGARPARRARHRAPAADEPVPAEITAPEIVAPEISAWRSAAPTEQIPQTPVAAPEEPSGHRRPRPRGRRAAGLALRTVVAVGCVGILTLTGMAWAGANRVFGGFTMSHALGSGPRSTDGAENILLMGLDTRRDQDGNPLPQSILDQLHAGSSDNGGYNTNTLILVHIPADKTNIIAYSIPRDDYVNVDGLDVPQAKIKEAYGRRKAATEDQLQAQGVTDASELEHRGREAGRAETIETVRALTGVPIDRFAEVSLVGFYDLAKSLGGVQVCLNRAVQDDYSGANFRAGVQTLNGSQAVAFVRQRHGLDNGDLDRTHRQQAFMLSALHKLQSVGTLSDVGRLNAAVAAAQKDVVISDGWNLQQWAGLMSSVSGQHISFRTLPVKGYATVDEQSVNIIDPAEIRGIVQRAFGVAPTPGPATSTTAVADGGTTDGSSPDGGTGSPTTMDPESLLTPGDAPPDNGGAVTNTDAIPCVN
- a CDS encoding class I SAM-dependent methyltransferase; protein product: MGSLDTVRDAYGAAAAAYISAVGSIDDVDDRDLALVSEWARGADGPVVDAGCGPGQWTRHLAGLGVDVTGVDPVPEFLAAAVAADPRGRYRLGRAEELGAADGELGGVLAWYSLIHLPPEEMAGVLAEFARCVAPGGGLLLGFFTADRQSRFDHAVCPAYYWPVELLAARVAAAGFRVVRTETRTDRPERSHGALVAVRNNADDVK
- a CDS encoding carbonic anhydrase; its protein translation is MATTPESGRREVLWIERPEGELRPQPSSDAEARERLDAGSAGFASVGAADTGRLEVSVGAGAFGLPRTPGAGLPQEPFAAVLACSDARVPVELVFGQATNDLFVIRVAGNVPGTECVGSLHYAMANMASVKLAVVLGHSQCGAVTAAVDALLAPQTYLQVVHDPPLRAIVDSLLAGVRMAALALEAEFGADVSSAGGFRDALIAVSVVANAAITATMLDRDLDRPVVYGVFDLHERTVGVGSRDGWSPGLLAAPADDAALAALLTAAAAAQADKFTADRG
- a CDS encoding MCE family protein, with amino-acid sequence MKIQLVVILVLGLAATVFAGVRYARLGEAAGVGVYRVTLGATDPGGIFSGAEVTYRGAPVGRVDDLRLTREGVDVDLRLRTAAGRIPESAVAVVANRSAIGEQYVDLRPPSANGPFLHDGSRIEGIVIPPVLQNVMSDVIALTESVPVDDLRTVVTELGKGFDGQSDNMARLADSLIALADTGAENIGHTVSLLRASDVVLSTQAEQSDTIEEWAQGVQKITAQLAASDPALRRTLGAAPAASSELSNLLRKHVAAGTALIHALGQTAHTIQPATYSTGMLVFMLSSLSAGSHSTNLGDGQIRFGLVLETENPPSCTRGYESTWAMIAEMKRKDPSFDPSYDDFPFNRDADCHVPVGNPTGVRSADRAALANPAYPQPWDSTPKKMPDTLNLNPLAQQLALLMGVTQK